Genomic DNA from Lactuca sativa cultivar Salinas chromosome 8, Lsat_Salinas_v11, whole genome shotgun sequence:
catattggatggacaatatcgacattatcatgaatagaaaagattctattaagaatgagttgtcatatggaaaatatggaaacgtgtccatatggggaattgaatattgaaataactatgtctagattagaaacctttatgcaaaaggatgttcaaaggagtgtactttgagtgagagacatcatatctaaggaattgtcttgtaacaatctccgatagagtaccttgtaatatcattggcaatagtctttgtgactttggtgcagtgacattacgaaaggatagttgcatagaatattagaatctagcatattctataagtagcaagaatttgatattttttcacttatggaaaaggatttggagttgtgaaatgagaaagattggaaatgtgttcaatttgatctatttcacaaagtaagaaccataggtaaacattgtgtgcatgctaggagcatgggacaagtgtaataattcaagtaagaagttgattacccgaaacgacaaataatgagtaatcaatgtggtgataaataaaatgtgtattatttatgctcaaagggttgaggccatatgggattagtattattcttgtgtttcacatttgcatgttttgacttccagaataattgagtttattaagaataatcgaattattcaaatgggccacagtcgttcatatgttggaagtagatatgaatgaagactgtcgtgaattggtgtgtggattgtctagaaaagtattagacataagcaaatgcttgctacaacgttcatgagtgcttacgaatatgatttgagcattggattaaacccacgctcacttggatcactccatgaattgcatcacgagtgattggtgagacgataacatcttatattcttgaaaccgagatgtgtgagttgtatcttgcaaatcggttgcacattgataatatgtaaatgcactagtaacttggtgttataaaacatattgttgtgtgtgatttggttagtgagtgcaagcaagcattgtatcaaagtttatccgttccttttatccaaagtaggataaaagcaatatctttgggcccctcgatgatttagtgatgacaaacgtaaatgctcggccgggctagggctaatttgatttgttcaattagtcattcatcataaatcggaatcgagatatagtacaaagagaatgatttgaaaattatatcccatatgatatctagaatggaggaatatatgatcccttatctagggacacgcgtatctgatatgatcagagttgacagcggctttggaaagctacggttgcagatcaggatctgaaatcatacgcagaatagttgttagacttatccaagtgggtgactgttggattagtgtctaagtccataactattttggtatgtacttgacccgatggtgcatggtccttttgggttgccttcaccaaagcaacttgataggatgaattatggagagaaaggattaaatatgatttattaatatattatgagaataatatattaaaggagaaatcatatttatatacatatattaaattATAACAAGTCTCGGAACAGTAAAATTTGAAAGTTTCGATTTTAACCACATCACTTTGGACAAAATTGCTATGTCGCCCTTCTACTTTTACAACATCTGAAAATTTAATTCCTTCCCACGCCCCTTTCTTTGTGAATTGAATGTGACTGTGGTTGTTTGTATCTCCCAGCGACTAATATTTGCATCTACCCTGTTGTGTGAAAAATTATGGTTTGTCGTTAGTTCTTTGAATTacgtaacgatttttgatcgacTAATCCTCTTTCTGATCTTTCTGTGTTTTTGATCGTTATCTTTGACGGATTGGGTTAGACAACCATCGATTTCCATTCACGAATCAAGATTACATATCTTCACGATTTCCATCCAACAACTGTTGTGTGAAAAATTCTGGTTTGTCGTAAGTTCTTTGAATTACGTAAGGATTTTTTATCGATTGATCCCCTGTCTGATCTTTCTGTGTTTTTGATCGATATCTTTGACGGATTGGGTTTGACAATCAACGATATCCATTCAGGAATCAAGATTAGATATCTCGACGGTTTCCATCCAACAATCGACAGCCTATCAACAAATACCGTCAATTAACGCCACCAACATCAACAGCTTGTCTGGGAAATTTCGGTATGTCGTTCGTTCTTTCAATTTTGGGTTTTGGTTCAATTGCTTGGTTCTTTGAATTAAGAATGATCCATCCGTGTATATGATCGATATGTTTCAATTTCCTTAGGATTTTGGTTCCATTCACGAATCAAGATTCGATTTCTCCACGATTTCCATCCACAAATCAATAATCGATTTATGTCAACAACTACCGTCAATTCCGCCACCAACCATCAACAACCTGTGTGAGAAATTTCGGTATGTGCTTCGTTCTTTCAATTTCCTTGGATTTTGGTTTACTTGCACCTTTCTAATCATTCTGTCTTTTTGAGCAACGTCTACGACTTTTTGGGTGTGACTATCAACATCTCGTCCAAGAATCAAGATTAAGTTTCTGTCACCAACAACATCTTCCAACAATTACCGCCACCATAAGCCTGTTCTACATTATTGTTTACAAAAGATATGTTTTGAATTTCTGTATAATTGATGTTGGTTCTCTTTTCTTAAACAAATCCTCCCACTCTTATCCTAAGCCATAGTTTCCAAGTTCATTCAATCTAAATAAAACGAATCCTCCCAACTTATCCTAAGCCATAGTATCCAACTTCATTCAATCTAAAACTATTTAGGCGGATTAAAACTAATGTTAACCATGCAATTTCTGAAATGACAATAATAATTCCATTAATTTTTCAATCTACAAAGAGTCTGTTCAATAGTTCTAAACTATTGGAAATTAACACAGTTAATgcaaaaaaataaaagatgatTCAACCgattaccaaaaaaaaaagaaaaaaaaatcaaatgtttTACGTCTCAACACTGTATATGACAATTGCaagaaaacagaaaaattcaGCACTGTATATGACAGTTGAAGAAAAGAGTTAACTAAGTTTGTAATCTATAAAGCTATTACATTTCAATTCCTTTTTCTTAATCATTTTTTGCAATTCCAACATAATTAACTCAAAGAAAACTTGCCAAGTTCTCAATTTTCCTGGAAAATATATTCACATCATTAAAACTTCCCAAAATGCCCCTGTAACTCTTAATGAAATTCAAAGAAAAACTTGTCAGGTTCTCCATTGTGGTGCAAAAGTTCTTCACATCCTTTGAATATTAATTGCATCTTTTTTAAACCAAATGTTCCTCCTataaacaattaaaattaaaaacttccCAAAACACCCAGGACTCTTTTTATCGCATATATAAATTATCCAACAGTACCTTTTATAAATAACAACCGACAAAAAAAGAGACATCATTATTAACAATCTCATTTAAAATATGATAATGAAgttccatgtttttttttttggaaatgccCTTATGCCAATTAGATTGATATCAAACTTTTAAAGATAAAACCAACTGCATAAAAATGACGCTTTCTCTTTTATATCACATGTTAATTGGCTATGCCAATAAAATGTTACAATGTAGATATCAAGAGGTATTTCGATCATGCTTCCCACATctcagtttttttaaaaaaaattcacaatATAAAATTTAAGATTAAGATAACATGGCACTATTTCTAAATTTATCAAAATCTGAATTTTAAAAGCAATAATTTTTCAATCTACAAAGAGTGTGTGCATTTGTTCTAAACGATTGGAAATTAACACAATTAATgcaaaaaaataaaagatgatTCTATCGATTACCAAAAAATTtaataatacaaaaataaaaatattcaaatGTTTTAGGTCTCAGCATTGTATATGACAATTGCAAGAAAAGAGATAGGATTCAACACTGTATATGACAATTGAAGAAAAGAGAAAGGATACTGTAAACATTTTAAATTGAAATTCTATGTAAAGCAAGtatgaataaaaaataatgaGTTTACATGTAGTTTATATGAAAAAAAAGTATATTACATCTTGACCAAAGGACAATAAAGCCCTTAACCATATTTGCAAATACAAGACGGAAAATCCATTTTGACCAAAGGAGAATAATGCCCTTAACCATATTTGCAAATACTGAGAAAATTTACCGAATACCTTTTCTATCACAAAATTTTCAATACCTTTTAAACTATTTAACTTAAACATAAATTATACACATTAGTAAATTTATGAAAGAAAGTTTATGTAAAAGGTATGTTTCTCATTACATTCTATAGTACCCATAACCATTACTCAATAAAAAAAGTACGTAGCTGTAATGTATAATATATAAATAGTATATTGCTATTTTTTGGATCCTCTCCTTCCAAGTTCAttcaatctaaaaataatttctaAAAAATACAACATACCTCTAACAATCAAGTTATATTAATGTATTTTCAAATTTTAGACAATTTAACATACATTTTCTGCAATGACAATAATGCTATAACctttttttttgaatattttaCCTAATAACAactaaagaaaaccctaatcaaatTCTATGATTTAATATTGCATATTCACATAACAAATAATGCACTAGAGCGTATTTAGTAATGCTAGAAGAAAAAATTTACCTACAAAAAATAACATAACTTGTTATTATACTGTATAACACAAAGAAATGAAAAATATGATACAAACCTAAAATAATTCCATACAACAACTCTAATCAAGTAGCAGATCAACATATTTATAAGGTTCTAAGGTAAATTTGGTCATGAATAAACAAAACTATGGTACAAAAACCTTTTCCTAGATAACATGCCCCATATGATACCATGAATTTGTCTATTTGTCAATTTATTCACAAGACCTAATAGTATGCAAGTGAGAAGACTTCTAACAAATACACATGGAGCCTTTGCATTCAACTATAACTGTTAATATAGAATGGTAAAATTTTTGTTTATATCCTTTTCATATTCACCTCTACCTAGTAGTTATACAAAGGTTCCATCGATTAATACAATCATACAATAGCCTATTAATCTCTTCTAAATGTGTGTTAAAAATACTCCAACAATTGGTAACTAATCAAAGTAGTTAGTTTCAAAAATACCTTTTTTGAGTCtaattttcaatttcatttacatATAAAGTATGTTAAGCGTCAATAAATTTTGATTTCCATTTCAGTAAAGCCTTCTTCACATGCCTCCAAAACGGCGACATATGGCTTCTACTTCTAATACAATAGTCCCCCGTCAAATACGTCGTTCACGCAGGAGTTCACTTTTAGTGGAAATACCAGCGTTGCCTTTTTATTATGATTGTGGAAATTGTACCTGTGTATGTGAGTATTCTGGAGCTTTTTTTTGGTATCAAGAGAGAGTATTGTATTTATCCAGAGCCAATCATCCACAATATACAAAATGTTGTAAGTCGGGTAATGTAGTTCTTCCTTACCCTCTTCATCCGCCTGATGTGCTTATGCAATTCTACGAAGATGATCACTTCATGCGTAACATAAGAGCATATAATTCCATGTTCTTTATGACGTCTTTTGGTGTAAACGAAGACGACTCAATCAACAAAGGTCGTGCACCATATGTGTTTAAGGTTAGTGGTCAGATTTACCATTGGATAGGCTCTTTTTATCCTCAAGACATTCATCACCCCCGTTTTCTCCAATTGTACATGTGTGATATTGAAAATGAGATCGCTAATATACTTCGTTCTTTTCATGATGGGGAAGTACTTTTGTCTGCAGAAGTTGTAGAATCCTTAAGTCATATGTTACGCACACATAATGAGTATGTTCGTACATTTAAGACTGCGAAAGAAATAGCTCAGTCAATGAATTTAGATTCATATGGTGTACGTTTATTTAATGTTGTACCTGACAGAAGATATGGGCCACCAGCCCCTGGAACTTTAGGCTGTATTATTTGTGGTGATGATGTTACTGGCGCTGTCTATGACATTGTCGTCTATTCAAAGTCTGGGTCACCTCGGCGTGTCAGTAAGCTTCATCCTACTTACATGCCTTTGCAGTATCCATTACTGTTCCCGTATGGTGAAGAAGGATGGTCTCCTAGCTTGCATCTACATATTAAGTCTAACAAAAGGTTAACAAATAATATGTATTACAGTTATCAAATTCATGATCGACACACGTACTCTCTTATTTTACGTGCACACCGTCTTTTCCACCAGTAtttagtagatgcatatacttgCATTGAACAATCTAGGCTTGACTTTATTGAACACCATCAGCAACAATTACGAATAGAGTACATCAGCGGTGTTTATGACGCTTTGTCTAGAGGTGATTCAGACAGTCAGGTCATTGGAAAGCGTGTATTTCTACCTGCAACTTTCGTTGGGGGACCTAGGTATATGTATAAACACTATCAAGACGCTCTTGCTATATGCAAGGTTCATGGTAAGCCACAATATTTCATCACTTTCACTTGCAATGTTAAATGGCCTGAGTATAGAAGATACATGGATGCTATTGGTCAACGTGATATTGAAAACAGACCAGATATCATTGCACGCATCTTTAAAATTAAAGTTCATGCTTTCATTAACTTCCTTAAAGAGGACAAAACTTTTGGAGATGTTAGTGCATGTAAGTTTTTCTACTCTTATTTCATTTTTCCTATTATTGCCTTCTATTCCTTTATGTCATATATAACATCATTATTAAATATTCTATTCACAGATCTTTACACAATTGAATTCCAAAAAAGGGGTTTACCACATTGCCATACATTATTATGGGTAATGTCACCCTATACAATTCAAGAAGGTGCAGATATTGATAAATACATAACCGTTGAACTTCCTGATCCCATACTTGAACCAACACTATATAGGACTGTTACTACATGCATGCTACATGGTCCTTGTGGTTCATTAAATATTAGTGCCCCCTGTATGGTAGATGATAGATGTAAGAAACGATTTCCAAAACCGTTCAACCCATTAACAACTTTTGATGCAAATGGTTACGTGCATTATAAGAGACGTGTTGGATCGTATCATGTCCTATAAAGTGGGATTAGAACTGATAACGGCTATGTAGTGCCATACAATAAACGTTTGTGTAGTCGATTTGATGCTCACATCAATGTTGAATATTGTGGTTGGAATATGATGATTAAGTACTTATTTAAGTACATATCAAAGGGGGTTGATCGCGTTCGTTTCACTCTTCAAACATCAGAGGCAAATACTCCTACTACTTCCTCTACCATACCTGTCGCAGTAAATGAAATCAAGTCGTTTCTTGATGGTCGGTATATATGTCCACACGAAGCAGCATGGCACATCCTCAATTTCCCCATTCATGAACGAGATCCACCTGTACAAGTCTTGGCCGTCCATTTGGATGGGATGCAACCTACTATTTTCAAAGAAAGCAATCAATTAAGCTCCTTAATTGATAACCCAGGTTTTGGTGTTACCACTTTAACGGAATGGTTGCACAATAATCAACGTGATGGTCGAGGAATTGACTTGACATACAATGATTACCCTTCTAAATATAGTTGGGACACCAAAGATAAGAGATGGATTCATAGGACTAGCACAAAAAATACCACCATTGGCAGACTTGCATATGTACATCCAACAGCTGGGGAGTTATTCTATCTACGGATTTTACTATTCCATCAAAAAGGATGTAAATCATTCTATGACATTAGAACCGTTCGTGAATACACGTACTCAACTTTTCGTGATGCGTGTGAAGCATTAGGGTTAACCGGTGACGATAAGGAGTGGCTAACAGCATTTGAAGAAGCATCGACTTGGGCAACCTCATCTCAACTTCCTACTCTATTCTGCAATCTACTTTTGTATTGTGAAGTAGGAAACCCTCTTTTGTTATGGGAAACCGCAAAACCTAAAATGGGCGATGACATTACCCATACATTCACTTCCAATTCTACAGATCCAAATGTAGTTCTACATGTCTTCTTTCCATTCTCAGAAATCGTCTTATTCTTGAAGAGACTAATTATGATACAAATCTCTTAATTTCTCAAAATACATCCATGGTATCACAATTGAATCCGGATCAACTTACAATTTATGAAAAAGTTGTGGATGCTGAACAAAACAAAAGGCAACTGCTATTATTTGTATATGGATCTGGTGGTACAGGAAAAACTTTTTTATGGACAACTATACTTTCATATTTCAGATCTAAGGGAAAGATTATACTTGCTGTTGCCGCCTCAGGCATTGCATCCCTTTTGTTGCCTTCAGGTCGTACTGCTCATTCTAGATTTGTTATTCCAATTGACTTTACAAACAAGTCTTCctgtaatattaaaaaaaacacagCTTGCAGAGCTCCTAAAGAGGACTTCTATGATCATATGGGATGAAGCTCCAATGAGTGATCGTCGTTGCTTTGAGTTTCTAGATAAATCGCTAAAAGATGTCCTTGAAGATGATAACCATCTTTTTGGTGGAATGTCAATGCTCCTAGGAGGTGACTTTCGACAAACTCTTCCTGTTCAACCTAAAAGCAGAAAATCACAAATAATTGGCCTAACTTTACCCAATTCCTATCTATGGTCACATTTTACGGTATTCAAATTGCATCATAATATGCGTTTATCCCAACCAGTCAATCCAAATAACGATGTTAATCAACTATCACAGTTTGCTTCATGGCTTCTTGATATTGGAAATGGAAATATCGGAACACCAGACAAGAATGATCCAGAAAGCACAAACGTTATACAAATACCTCATTGTTTCCTTATCGAATCAGGAGACAACGAATTAGAATCACTAATACATTTTGTATATGGCAAAAATATAATTTCCAATCCATCACCTGAAGAGTTATCTGTTAGAGCCATTATTTGTCCGAAAAATGAAACAGCTGATCAAGTCAATGCTTTAATTCTATCTAAAACTAATAGTCAAGGGGTAGTATACAACAGTTGTGATTCTATTAAGTCACAAACCCATGATAGCTTAGAATTAGATACCTTATATCCCCAAGATTATTTAAACAATCTTCACTTTTCTGGTATTCCTTCACATACATTAAATTTGAAAGTTAATACCCCAGTTATGCTAATGAGGAATATCAATCAACGAGAAGGTCTTTGTAATGGAACACGTTTGATTGTTACACAATTATTACCATCTGTGATTGAAGCTTCCATAATAACAGGAATATCTGTTGGGAAAAGGGTGTACATTCCAAGAATAAAATTTGTACATAATACCTCTGACCTACcttttatatttatcagaaaacaATTTCCTCTTAAAGTGTGTTATGCAATGACTATAAAACAAAAGTCAAGGCCAATCTCTTAAAAAGGTAGGTTTATACCTCACAAACTCTGTTTTCACACACGGACAACTATATGTGGCTTTGTCAAGAGCTACCTCACCAGATTCGATAAAGATTCTACTACAACAAGAAGATACATTACCATTCAACTGTACCAGAAATGTCATCTTCAAGGATTTGTTAGCAAGAGTTAATATGCAAGAGGTTATTACACCACATTTATGTTTTCAAATCAATCTAATAGCTAAGATAATTCTATCACCCAAAATCTCATCTTTTCTACCTGTTTTGCAATTATacttagagtaaattactgaaatcgtccctgtggtttggtaaaaattgcaCGTTTAGTCCCTAACTTTTTATTTGCACTctgatcgtccctatggtttgattttgtcacgtttttcgtccctatggtttggtaaaaaattcatgtttggtccctaactttatgtatgtaagagacgaaaaatgcaacaaaatcaaaccacagggacaaaAACGTGACAAATAAAACGACAGGGacaatccgagtgcaaaaaaaatgttagagaccaaacgtgcaattttaaccaaaccatagggacgatttaaGTAATTTACTCTTATACTTATTATAAACATCTAATACCTAAAATATATGGTAGGAAATAACGATCATatttttaaaatctattttaacAATGTTTTTTATAATTGCAGAGCAATCTCCTCAAACATGGATAGAATATCAAACCTCCACTTTGGCTCACCAGGAAATTCACTTGAAGTCCGTGTCTTGCGAAAATGGACACTACAATTTAGAAAGGACGAGACATGGTTTATCGTGATTGATGAGCatgtaaggatatatatatatatatatatatatatatatatatatatatatatatatatatatatatatatataatttataattcACTCTTATACAAAGTAATTCATATATAAAACACCCTAACACATTTTTTTGACCAGGGAGATACAATTCAGCTACTTGCTCGAAAGACAAATCAAGGATCGATACAAACTTCATTATTAGTCACTCGATGTTATCGTATTAAGGACTATACATGCACTGAGCCAGACAAATATCAGAAGGTCTTAGATCACCCAGTACACATGAATATTGGTGAAGCATCAACAATTGAGGAAATACCAAATCGCAATGCACTTCCACTAACATGGTTCCGCTTCAGTCCAAGATCACACTTTCAAATGATAGCGGACAAAAACTTAGAGCATCCAGGTACATTTATAACATCAACCCAAATATCATTACTTTAATGCAAAAAATTTGTAATAGTCTAATTTGTCAGAAATATTACGCTTACAATTACATTCAGATTTCATAGGCGTACTCATCAACATGAAAGatcgaaaaaaaaaaagacaaagaaCCATTCGTGCTTATGACTTTAACAGATGAAAAGTAAGTACATATTCTTCATAACAAAAAATATTACTTACTATATTTCCTTTAATTATTATTAATGACAAAACTGGTTCAAGTGCGGAGGAGGTTACCATACTCTTACGGAAGGAATGCATAGATTCGCCAGACAAATTCAATCGAAATGCCCTTACATCAAACTCTAACACAGTGGTACTAGCTTTCACCAATCTCAAATCCACTATGTACAATGGTAAGTAATAACAAAGACC
This window encodes:
- the LOC111909430 gene encoding uncharacterized protein LOC111909430, whose product is MTSFGVNEDDSINKGRAPYVFKVSGQIYHWIGSFYPQDIHHPRFLQLYMCDIENEIANILRSFHDGEVLLSAEVVESLSHMLRTHNEYVRTFKTAKEIAQSMNLDSYGVRLFNVVPDRRYGPPAPGTLGCIICGDDVTGAVYDIVVYSKSGSPRRVSKLHPTYMPLQYPLLFPYGEEGWSPSLHLHIKSNKRLTNNMYYSYQIHDRHTYSLILRAHRLFHQYLVDAYTCIEQSRLDFIEHHQQQLRIEYISGVYDALSRGDSDSQVIGKRVFLPATFVGGPRYMYKHYQDALAICKVHGKPQYFITFTCNVKWPEYRRYMDAIGQRDIENRPDIIARIFKIKVHAFINFLKEDKTFGDVSAYLYTIEFQKRGLPHCHTLLWVMSPYTIQEGADIDKYITVELPDPILEPTLYRTVTTCMLHGPCGSLNISAPCMVDDRCKKRFPKPFNPLTTFDANGYVHYKRRVGSRFDAHINVEYCGWNMMIKYLFKYISKGVDRVRFTLQTSEANTPTTSSTIPVAVNEIKSFLDGRYICPHEAAWHILNFPIHERDPPVQVLAVHLDGMQPTIFKESNQLSSLIDNPGFGVTTLTEWLHNNQRDGRGIDLTYNDYPSKYSWDTKDKRWIHRTSTKNTTIGRLAYVHPTAGELFYLRILLFHQKGCKSFYDIRTVREYTYSTFRDACEALGLTGDDKEWLTAFEEASTWATSSQLPTLFCNLLLYCEVGNPLLLWETAKPKMGDDITHTFTSNSTDPNVVLHVFFPFSEIVLFLKRLIMIQIS